A part of Saccopteryx bilineata isolate mSacBil1 chromosome 10, mSacBil1_pri_phased_curated, whole genome shotgun sequence genomic DNA contains:
- the ACOX2 gene encoding peroxisomal acyl-coenzyme A oxidase 2 produces the protein MSSPAHRVSMGDSWSRQVHPDIESERHQPSFNVERLTNILDGGAQNTALRRKVESIIHSDPELSLKDIYFMTQNERYEAAVKKKFHIQMIAQRLGWLEDSLELQYTYRAVSGDLGLSLQHIFLKAVRSLGSEEQIAKWAPLCNKFQIIATYAQTELGHGTYLRGLETEATYNADTQEFVLHSPTITATKWWPGDLGRSATHALVQAQLICSGVRRGMHAFIVPIRSLQDHSPLPGITVGDIGPKMDFEHTDNGFLRLDHVRVPRENMLSRFAQVLPDGTYIKLGTAQINYLSMVVTRVELLLSEIIFHLQKACVIAIRYSVIRRQSQLRTSDPEAKVLDYQTQQQKLFPQLATAYALHFMANGLMEFFHQSYRVILDGDFNLLPELHSLSSGLKAMVSEFCTQGTELCRRACGGHGYSKLSGLPSLVTRVTASCTYEGENTVLYLQMARFLVKNYQQAQASPGSTSKRSLPQSVAYLTAPDLATCPAQKKADFLHPEIYTRAWAHVAVRLIKDSVHHLQALLQSGADKHEAWNQTTVIHLQAAKAHCYYVTVKSFAEALEKLENEPAIQQALKCLCDLFALHGILSNAGNFLHDGFLSGAQVDMLRTAYLDLLLLIRKDAISLTDAFDFTDQCLNSALGCYDGNVYERLFHWAQKSPTNTQENPAYKKYIRPLLQSWRSKL, from the exons ATGAGCAGCCCAGCACACCGAGTGTCGATGGGGGACTCCTGGAGCAGGCAAGTGCACCCTGACATAGAGAGTGAGAGGCACCAGCCGTCCTTCAATGTGGAAAGGCTCACCAACATACTTGATGGAGGAGCCCAGAACACGGCACTCCGGAGGAAAGTTG AGAGCATCATCCACAGTGACCCAGAGCTTAGCCTGAAGGATATTTATTTCATGACCCAGAATGAGCGTTATGAAGCCGCCGTTAAGAAGAAATTCCACATCCAGATGATAGCACAGCGCCTGGGCTGGTTGGAAGACAGTCTTGAATTACAGTACACTTACAG AGCTGTTTCTGGAGACCTGGGCTTAAGTTTACAACACATCTTCCTGAAAGCTGTCAGGAGCCTGGGCTCAGAGGAGCAGATTGCCAAATGGGCCCCACTCTGCAACAAGTTCCAGATCATCGCAACATATGCCCAGACGGAACTGGGACACG GGACGTATCTTCGAGGACTGGAGACTGAAGCCACCTATAATGCAGACACCCAGGAGTTTGTGCTTCACAGCCCCACAATAACTGCCACCAAATGGTGGCCGGGTGACC TGGGACGGTCAGCCACCCACGCCCTGGTCCAGGCCCAGCTGATCTGCTCAGGAGTCCGGCGGGGCATGCATGCCTTTATTGTGCCCATCCGGAGCCTCCAGGACCACAGCCCTCTGCCAG GAATCACTGTTGGAGATATCGGACCCAAGATGGACTTTGAGCACACAGACAATGGCTTTCTGCGACTGGACCACGTGCGGGTCCCCAGGGAAAACATGCTGAGTCGCTTTGCACAG GTCTTGCCAGACGGCACCTACATCAAGCTTGGAACAGCACAGATCAACTACCTTTCCATGGTGGTGACGCGGGTGGAGCTGCtattaagtgagatcatattcCATCTGCAGAAGGCTTGCGTCATTGCCATTCGCTACTCAGTCATCCGTCGCCAATCGCAGCTCCGAACCAG TGACCCGgaggcaaaagtcctggactaCCAAACACAGCAGCAGAAACTCTTCCCGCAGCTGGCTACGGCCTATGCGCTCCACTTCATGGCAAACGGCCTCATGGAATTCTTCCATCAGTCCTACAGGGTCATTCTGGATGGAGACTTCAATCTCCTGCCTGAG CTGCACTCACTGAGCTCAGGTTTAAAGGCCATGGTATCGGAATTCTGCACCCAGGGAACTGAGTTGTGTCGCAGGGCCTGCGGAGGACATGGTTACTCAAAGCTGAGTGGCCTGCCATCACTGGTCACCAGAGTGACAGCCTCCTGCACCTACGAGGGTGAGAACACCGTACTCTACCTGCAGATGGCCAG GTTTTTGGTGAAGAACTACCAGCAGGCTCAGGCATCCCCGGGCTCTACATCGAAGAGATCTCTCCCTCAGTCTGTTGCATACCTGACCGCACCCGACTTGGCCACGTGCCCAGCCCAGAAGAAAGCTGACTTCCTTCACCCAGAGATCTACACCAGGGCctgggcacatgtggcagtcag GCTCATAAAGGACTCAGTGCATCACTTACAGGCTCTGCTGCAGTCTGGGGCTGACAAGCACGAGGCGTGGAACCAGACCACTGTCATCCACCTCCAGGCTGCCAAG GCACACTGCTACTATGTCACTGTGAAGAGTTTTGCAGAAGCTCTGGAGAAACTAGAGAATGAACCAGCCATTCAACAGGCACTCAAATGCCTCTGTGATCTCTTCGCTTTGCATGGCATCCTGTCTAACGCAGGCAACTTTCTCCATGATGGCTTCCTGTCTGGGGCCCAGGTGGATATGCTGAGGACAGCCTACCTGGACCTGCTTCTTCTCATCCG